The nucleotide sequence ataagaaaacaaatatttataggtttTTGATGTATCCAGAAATATCcgtattatgtcccgaaaagcaccttgtcccgaaataccacacgttaccctaaatAAGCTTTTTACGATATTTGGAACCTAAtgttaaattctgaaaattatCCAAATTGCAGCTTGAGATATTGTACTTCAAAGTAACcctaaattttagtaaaattctaGATGCAACAACCTCATAAATTTTCATTGCAGCTGGAAGATGGACAAAAGAATTCCACAGAGGCAGAAGTTGAGCTCATTTCTCCCCAGAACACAAATGGAATGAGGCAGAAATTTCAATTGTATGGACGTCTGTTGGGGAACTTTATTGGCGCCCTTCAGGATGGAATTGGCGATGTTACTGAAAGTGGTTCTCCAGCAAAAAGTCCTCAACTCATCCCAAAACTCCATTTATCATCACTACAGGAGAGAAGGAACAATGCGCGGGAATCCACAGAGAGAAAAATTGATGGTAATTCTTTCTAAAATTCCATTCGAAATGAAGACTCTCCCAGTGAAGAATTGCAGAAGTCACTTTTTGTTCCCACTTTCAGCTGAGGAAGTCACTAAAGGACCTTTGCAGGATGATAGGAATCCCTTTGAGAGACTTGTGGCAGATGGTCTGAAGTGGCATGAAGATTGGCGGGAGAGGAAACTTGTGTTTCTTACCACGAACATTCTGCCGAATTTGGTGTCTGCTTGGAGATCACTGACAGACACCTTCAATCCTCCTGCACCAGATACATCAGAAGATTCCGGTGGGTTGGATCTTGAGGATGAGGAATCCGGAGATGTCATGGAAACGCAGAGGCTGACATACCTTCCGGCAAAAGAAAGCTCATGGGAAACCCTGAACAGAGTCTTAAAATCCTTCAGTGGCCTAGGAGCGGCCAGAAATGCTAAAATTCAAGAGGATCCTACTCCTCGAGTCAATGGAGTTGTTATGCTTGAACTTTTTGGGTCTATTTTTGGACTTACATGGAAGATTTTAAGTCAAATTGGAGCTCTAATGAGATAATAAAGATGATATCTCGCATTTATCGTCtatttatcttg is from Phlebotomus papatasi isolate M1 chromosome 1, Ppap_2.1, whole genome shotgun sequence and encodes:
- the LOC129809487 gene encoding uncharacterized protein LOC129809487, which encodes MQQPHKFSLQLEDGQKNSTEAEVELISPQNTNGMRQKFQLYGRLLGNFIGALQDGIGDVTESGSPAKSPQLIPKLHLSSLQERRNNARESTERKIDAEEVTKGPLQDDRNPFERLVADGLKWHEDWRERKLVFLTTNILPNLVSAWRSLTDTFNPPAPDTSEDSGGLDLEDEESGDVMETQRLTYLPAKESSWETLNRVLKSFSGLGAARNAKIQEDPTPRVNGVVMLELFGSIFGLTWKILSQIGALMR